A window from Moritella yayanosii encodes these proteins:
- a CDS encoding ExeA family protein, with protein MYTEFFHLKEMPFSIAPDPRFFYMSDRHKEALTHLTYGLQGAGGFIMLTGEVGTGKTTVSRALIQELTNTTVVGYIHNPAVSELELLAILCDEFKLDYDQHNLSLKVLFDLLHHFLLANCQQDKACVVIIDEAQLLSTAALEQLRLLTNLDVEHKKLLHIVLIGQPELQQKLKLPELRQLAQRITARYHLLPLTELELVSYVAYRLSIASGNPGLFSRKILKLIHRHTAGVPRLVNLVCDKALYYAFKTRNDKITSQHIQAAVTAVAITTPVKTHKNAQRLAALAVTVCLGLVITGFQFGLFNFVEDDAAVTQAGKVTPIIVTTNTDTQLARARNEVMSDKALFTDIKSARQRSTATQFLYKEWGYDIALNNATCRNAKYASLRCLQRQGNYAELVQYNLPAVVRLFDNLGDGYYATLLSITPLGVELQLSSSHILVSQAWFEQYWSGDFTLFWTAPSRFKNSLKENDKGELIRWLDRNISAALGEQAASGARFDWPLMKKVMRFQQQSGLSADGIVGPQTMMTVVHYADSTVPKLNVATHLPEEK; from the coding sequence ATGTATACTGAGTTTTTTCATTTAAAAGAAATGCCTTTCTCTATTGCGCCCGATCCCCGTTTTTTTTATATGAGTGACCGGCATAAAGAAGCACTAACGCACCTGACCTATGGGTTACAAGGTGCGGGTGGTTTTATCATGTTGACTGGTGAAGTCGGAACGGGGAAAACAACGGTATCGCGCGCCTTGATACAAGAACTCACCAATACGACTGTTGTAGGTTATATCCATAATCCAGCAGTCAGTGAATTAGAATTATTAGCGATCTTGTGTGATGAATTTAAACTTGATTATGACCAGCATAATTTGAGTTTAAAAGTGCTGTTCGATTTATTGCATCATTTTCTGTTAGCTAATTGTCAGCAAGATAAAGCCTGTGTGGTTATCATTGATGAAGCACAGTTATTATCAACAGCGGCATTAGAGCAATTACGGTTATTAACCAATCTCGATGTTGAACACAAAAAACTGCTACATATCGTCCTCATTGGTCAGCCAGAATTACAGCAAAAACTAAAGCTACCAGAGTTACGCCAACTCGCGCAACGTATTACTGCGCGTTATCATTTATTGCCTTTAACAGAATTAGAACTGGTCAGTTATGTCGCTTATCGGTTAAGTATTGCATCGGGTAATCCGGGGTTATTTAGTCGCAAAATATTAAAACTCATTCACCGACATACCGCTGGGGTTCCCCGTTTGGTGAACCTTGTTTGTGATAAAGCACTTTATTATGCGTTCAAAACGAGAAACGATAAAATCACCTCTCAGCATATTCAAGCCGCGGTTACAGCTGTCGCTATCACCACGCCGGTTAAGACCCACAAAAACGCGCAGCGTTTAGCGGCACTTGCCGTAACAGTATGTCTTGGGTTGGTGATCACTGGCTTTCAGTTTGGGCTGTTTAATTTTGTTGAGGATGACGCTGCTGTCACACAAGCTGGCAAGGTAACCCCTATCATCGTCACGACTAACACAGATACTCAGTTAGCGCGTGCTCGTAATGAGGTGATGTCTGACAAAGCCTTATTCACTGATATTAAATCGGCGCGACAACGCAGCACCGCAACACAGTTTTTATATAAAGAGTGGGGTTACGACATTGCCTTGAACAATGCCACTTGCCGTAATGCCAAATATGCCAGCTTGCGTTGTTTGCAGCGCCAAGGTAATTATGCTGAGTTAGTGCAATATAATTTACCTGCGGTGGTACGCCTGTTCGATAATTTAGGTGACGGCTATTACGCGACCTTACTGAGTATTACGCCATTGGGGGTGGAACTACAATTAAGCAGCAGTCATATACTGGTGAGCCAAGCCTGGTTTGAACAATACTGGAGTGGTGATTTTACCTTATTTTGGACCGCGCCAAGTCGTTTTAAAAATAGCTTAAAGGAAAATGATAAAGGTGAATTAATTCGTTGGTTAGATCGAAACATCAGTGCTGCACTCGGTGAGCAAGCTGCGTCAGGGGCGAGATTTGATTGGCCATTAATGAAAAAAGTGATGCGCTTTCAGCAGCAGTCGGGCTTAAGTGCCGATGGTATTGTGGGGCCTCAAACTATGATGACCGTGGTCCATTATGCTGATAGTACTGTGCCTAAATTGAATGTGGCAACACATCTTC
- a CDS encoding multifunctional CCA addition/repair protein: MQIYLVGGAVRDKLLSLPVKDKDFVVVGATPAEMLAQGYQQVGKDFPVFLHPSSKQEYALARTERKSGSGYTGFTCYAAPDVTLEQDLVRRDLTINAMVEDMNGQVIDPLNARADLDNRLLRHISESFSEDPLRVLRVARFAARFHQLGFTIAKETLTLMQAMTQAGDLAELTPERVWQEVEKTLSADNPDVFFQVLREIGALAVILPELDALFNLAVENNDTNEDDSTSIGQQALTQLKQSASLSTDLAVRFAALMQQLDNNQISIKALAKRCKVPNEHRDLALQVSAQQENIHNARSLTPVDIIRLFDKTDAWRKPERFQQILLTCSSSQVSKLVDEYKPTQYLMKMLNAACDVAVQPIIAAGFRGAEIKQQLTAQRISTLTALQSS; encoded by the coding sequence GTGCAAATATATTTAGTCGGCGGCGCGGTTCGTGACAAGTTATTATCTCTACCAGTAAAAGATAAAGATTTTGTTGTGGTGGGTGCAACGCCTGCAGAAATGCTTGCGCAAGGTTACCAGCAAGTCGGTAAAGATTTTCCGGTATTTTTACACCCCAGCAGTAAACAAGAATATGCACTGGCACGTACCGAACGCAAAAGCGGTTCAGGTTATACCGGTTTCACTTGTTATGCTGCGCCAGATGTCACCCTAGAACAAGACCTAGTACGTCGAGATTTGACCATTAATGCCATGGTCGAAGATATGAACGGCCAAGTTATCGATCCGCTCAATGCGCGCGCTGATTTAGATAATCGATTACTGCGTCATATCTCTGAAAGCTTCAGTGAGGATCCATTACGCGTTTTGCGGGTTGCCCGTTTTGCCGCGCGTTTTCATCAGCTTGGTTTTACCATTGCCAAAGAAACACTGACATTGATGCAAGCGATGACACAAGCGGGTGATCTTGCCGAATTAACCCCAGAGCGCGTATGGCAAGAAGTAGAAAAAACCTTATCCGCTGATAATCCAGACGTATTTTTTCAAGTACTCAGAGAGATAGGCGCATTGGCCGTTATTCTACCAGAGCTCGATGCGCTCTTTAACTTAGCTGTAGAGAATAACGATACTAACGAGGATGACAGCACCAGTATCGGCCAGCAAGCCTTAACCCAGCTAAAACAATCAGCATCACTATCGACTGATTTAGCAGTCCGTTTTGCGGCTTTAATGCAGCAGCTAGATAACAACCAAATCAGTATTAAAGCACTCGCCAAACGCTGTAAAGTACCGAATGAACATCGGGATTTAGCACTGCAAGTCAGTGCACAACAAGAAAATATTCATAACGCGCGGTCTTTAACACCCGTCGATATTATCAGACTATTCGACAAGACCGATGCATGGCGTAAACCCGAACGTTTTCAGCAAATATTGTTGACCTGTTCAAGCAGCCAAGTCAGTAAATTAGTCGATGAATATAAACCGACCCAATACCTGATGAAAATGCTGAATGCGGCTTGTGATGTCGCTGTACAACCTATCATTGCCGCCGGCTTCCGTGGAGCAGAGATCAAGCAGCAGTTAACCGCGCAACGTATTAGCACATTAACCGCATTACAATCTAGCTAA
- a CDS encoding undecaprenyl-diphosphate phosphatase translates to MSTLEVIVLALIQGLTEFLPVSSSAHLILPSQLLGWEDQGLAFDVAVHIGTLLAVLIYFRDEVGTMAVAWVHSVCKQQHSKDSQLAWCILLATIPAAFFGFFGKDFIELYLRSITVIATTTIIFGLLLWWADANATQIKDEYKTGWKGALIIGFAQMLALIPGTSRSGVTITAGLMLGLSRSAAARFSFLMSIPIIAMAGGYLTLKLVLYGDVVETLQAGEIITTIRAVDWFAMGLGIVISFFSAVACIHVFLKTLEKVGMLPFVIYRLLLGAGLFYLIYTQAL, encoded by the coding sequence ATGAGTACGTTGGAAGTGATCGTTTTGGCATTAATTCAGGGGTTAACTGAATTTTTACCGGTATCAAGTTCTGCTCACCTTATCTTACCGTCGCAATTATTAGGCTGGGAAGATCAAGGTCTTGCTTTTGATGTAGCTGTACACATAGGTACATTATTAGCGGTACTTATTTATTTCCGTGACGAAGTCGGCACGATGGCCGTTGCTTGGGTACACTCAGTATGTAAACAACAACACAGTAAAGACAGTCAGTTGGCATGGTGTATTTTATTAGCAACCATTCCTGCGGCCTTCTTTGGCTTCTTTGGTAAAGATTTTATTGAGTTATATCTACGCAGTATCACTGTGATAGCCACGACAACGATCATCTTTGGCTTGTTACTATGGTGGGCGGATGCCAATGCGACGCAGATAAAAGACGAGTACAAAACCGGTTGGAAAGGTGCATTAATCATAGGTTTTGCGCAAATGTTAGCACTGATCCCAGGGACATCTCGTTCGGGCGTGACCATTACGGCGGGTTTGATGTTAGGACTGAGCCGTAGTGCCGCGGCGCGTTTTTCATTCTTAATGTCGATTCCGATTATCGCCATGGCGGGTGGTTATTTAACACTGAAATTAGTACTGTATGGTGATGTGGTAGAAACCTTGCAAGCGGGGGAGATCATTACCACTATTCGCGCTGTTGATTGGTTTGCGATGGGCTTAGGTATTGTTATTTCTTTCTTTAGTGCGGTTGCTTGTATTCATGTATTTTTGAAAACCCTTGAAAAAGTGGGTATGTTACCGTTTGTTATCTACCGTCTACTATTAGGCGCTGGTCTGTTCTATTTAATCTATACCCAAGCGCTGTAG
- the folK gene encoding 2-amino-4-hydroxy-6-hydroxymethyldihydropteridine diphosphokinase: MALVYIGIGSNIDKEYHVANALQDLDKRFDDCRVSPIFESAAVNCTGDNYYNLVMELTTSLSIHELMQCLKDLEIIHGRKATDRRYAPRTLDLDLLLFDNIIQSAPPVLPRPEILYHAFVLWPLSELAPDLRHPVSGLSMAELWRDFDKSTQVLRLAEWQWPKITELA, translated from the coding sequence ATGGCCTTAGTGTATATCGGCATCGGTAGTAACATTGATAAAGAATATCATGTTGCGAATGCGCTGCAAGATCTGGATAAACGGTTTGATGATTGTCGTGTTTCACCAATTTTTGAAAGTGCTGCGGTTAATTGCACCGGTGATAATTATTACAATTTAGTGATGGAATTGACCACATCGTTATCTATTCACGAATTAATGCAGTGTTTAAAAGATCTTGAGATCATACATGGACGTAAAGCCACTGATCGTCGTTATGCACCGAGAACGTTAGATCTGGATCTCTTGTTATTCGATAATATCATCCAATCTGCCCCCCCAGTTTTACCGCGCCCTGAAATTCTTTATCACGCTTTTGTGCTATGGCCTCTCTCCGAGCTCGCCCCCGATTTACGCCATCCGGTGTCTGGATTATCCATGGCTGAATTATGGCGTGATTTTGACAAGTCAACACAGGTATTAAGATTAGCCGAGTGGCAATGGCCGAAAATAACTGAGCTAGCTTAA
- the folB gene encoding dihydroneopterin aldolase has protein sequence MDIVFIEKLEVFTTIGVYDWEKEIIQRLVFDLKMGHDNRPSALTDDITKALDYSAVAKLVTDFAQNNIFELVETMAEQVAELLMTTFGIPWISLKLSKPGAVANAATVGVYIERGQRDGTLA, from the coding sequence ATGGACATTGTATTTATTGAAAAATTGGAAGTTTTTACTACGATCGGTGTATATGATTGGGAAAAAGAGATCATTCAACGATTAGTCTTTGATTTAAAAATGGGCCACGATAATCGCCCTTCAGCACTGACTGATGATATTACTAAGGCGCTGGATTATTCAGCTGTGGCTAAATTAGTCACAGATTTTGCACAAAACAATATTTTTGAGTTAGTCGAAACAATGGCTGAGCAAGTGGCTGAGCTATTAATGACGACATTTGGTATCCCTTGGATCAGCTTAAAACTCAGTAAACCGGGTGCGGTGGCGAATGCTGCGACTGTCGGTGTGTATATTGAACGCGGTCAGCGTGATGGAACGTTAGCGTAA
- the plsY gene encoding glycerol-3-phosphate 1-O-acyltransferase PlsY produces the protein MTLLSLIFIISAYLLGSISSAILICRLFRLPDPRKYGSLNPGATNVLRSGNKVAAGLVLFFDMLKGALPVWVAWYFNMTPFYLGLIAIAACLGHIYPIFFHFQGGKGVATAFGALLTIGFDLGASIVASWLLSLAVTGYSSAAAIFTALFAPIYTLIFKAQYTLPVAMLSCLIILRHYDNIMRLLRGEESKIWRKNKKR, from the coding sequence ATGACCCTATTGAGCTTAATCTTTATCATTTCCGCCTATCTGCTAGGTTCTATTTCTTCAGCAATTCTGATTTGCCGCCTTTTTCGCTTACCTGATCCTCGGAAATACGGCTCATTGAATCCCGGCGCGACTAACGTATTACGGTCAGGAAATAAAGTGGCCGCTGGTTTAGTGTTATTTTTTGATATGCTCAAAGGCGCATTACCGGTTTGGGTAGCTTGGTATTTTAATATGACCCCCTTTTATCTCGGGCTGATTGCCATAGCAGCCTGTCTTGGTCATATTTATCCCATTTTTTTCCATTTTCAAGGTGGTAAAGGGGTGGCAACCGCATTTGGCGCACTGCTGACGATTGGATTTGATTTGGGCGCATCGATTGTCGCTAGCTGGTTATTATCCTTAGCAGTCACAGGATATTCTTCCGCTGCGGCTATTTTTACCGCCCTCTTCGCCCCTATTTATACCTTAATATTCAAAGCCCAATATACCCTACCTGTCGCCATGTTATCTTGCCTTATTATTTTACGTCACTACGACAATATCATGCGTTTGCTGCGCGGCGAAGAAAGTAAAATTTGGCGTAAAAATAAAAAGCGTTAA
- the purH gene encoding bifunctional phosphoribosylaminoimidazolecarboxamide formyltransferase/IMP cyclohydrolase yields MDNARPIRRALISVSDKTGIVEFSRGLVEQGVELLSTGGTAKLLAENDIPVIEVSDYTGYPEMMDGRVKTLHPKIHGGILGRRDLDVEVMSEHGINPIDIVVVNLYPFAHTVANPDCSLADAVENIDIGGPTMVRSAAKNHKDVTIIVNASDYDRVLSEMSANNTSLTHKTRFDLAITAFEHTAAYDGMIANYFGTMVPSYGDNTEGDEESKFPRTFNAQFIKKQDMRYGENSHQKAAFYVEKHTIEASVATATQLQGKALSYNNIADTDAALECVKEFDAPACVIVKHANPCGVAIGENILSAYDRAFKTDPTSAFGGIIAFNRELDAVTAQAIVDRQFTEVIIAPSVSAEASVIVASKKNVRLLECGKWTAKNGEFDIKRVNGGILVQDRDRGMVGLDDLTVVSERQPTEQELTDLLFCWKVAKFVKSNAIVYAKDGVTVGVGAGQMSRVYSAKVASIKAADEGLVVEGSVMASDAFFPFRDGIDAAAAAGIKCVIQPGGSIRDNEIIDAANEHGMTMVFTGMRHFRH; encoded by the coding sequence ATGGACAACGCTCGACCTATTCGCCGTGCACTTATCAGTGTGTCTGATAAAACAGGTATTGTAGAATTTTCTCGCGGCCTAGTAGAACAAGGCGTCGAATTATTATCTACTGGCGGGACAGCTAAATTATTAGCTGAAAATGACATCCCAGTAATAGAAGTTTCTGACTATACAGGGTATCCAGAAATGATGGATGGTCGTGTTAAAACACTGCATCCTAAAATACATGGTGGCATTCTTGGCCGTCGTGATCTTGATGTTGAAGTAATGTCAGAGCACGGTATCAACCCGATTGATATTGTAGTTGTTAACCTTTACCCATTTGCCCACACTGTTGCCAATCCAGATTGCAGCCTTGCTGACGCCGTTGAGAATATCGACATCGGTGGTCCAACAATGGTTCGCTCTGCAGCTAAAAACCACAAAGACGTGACTATCATCGTTAACGCGAGCGATTATGACCGCGTATTAAGTGAAATGTCTGCAAACAATACCTCACTGACTCATAAAACCCGTTTCGACCTTGCTATTACAGCATTTGAGCACACCGCTGCTTATGATGGCATGATCGCAAACTACTTCGGTACTATGGTTCCGAGTTATGGCGACAACACTGAAGGTGATGAAGAATCTAAATTCCCACGCACATTCAACGCTCAGTTCATCAAAAAACAAGATATGCGTTATGGTGAAAACAGCCACCAAAAAGCTGCATTCTATGTTGAAAAACATACCATTGAAGCATCTGTTGCAACAGCAACACAGCTACAAGGTAAAGCATTATCTTATAACAACATCGCCGATACAGACGCGGCACTCGAATGTGTTAAAGAATTCGATGCACCAGCCTGTGTGATTGTAAAACACGCGAACCCATGTGGTGTTGCGATTGGTGAAAATATCCTAAGTGCTTACGACCGTGCATTTAAAACCGACCCAACGTCTGCATTCGGTGGCATCATTGCTTTCAACCGTGAACTTGACGCAGTCACTGCACAAGCAATCGTTGACCGTCAATTCACCGAAGTGATCATTGCGCCATCAGTTAGCGCCGAAGCAAGCGTGATCGTGGCAAGCAAGAAAAATGTACGTTTACTTGAATGTGGTAAATGGACAGCTAAAAACGGCGAGTTCGATATTAAACGTGTTAACGGCGGTATCTTAGTCCAAGATCGTGACCGTGGCATGGTCGGCCTAGACGACCTAACGGTTGTATCTGAACGTCAACCGACGGAACAAGAACTCACTGACCTACTCTTCTGTTGGAAAGTAGCTAAGTTCGTTAAATCAAACGCGATTGTTTACGCAAAAGATGGCGTTACGGTCGGTGTTGGCGCAGGCCAAATGAGCCGCGTTTACAGTGCCAAAGTAGCTAGTATTAAAGCGGCTGACGAAGGTCTAGTCGTTGAAGGTTCAGTCATGGCATCAGATGCATTCTTCCCATTCCGTGACGGCATTGATGCTGCAGCAGCGGCGGGTATTAAATGTGTGATCCAACCCGGTGGTTCAATCCGTGATAATGAAATTATCGATGCGGCTAACGAACACGGAATGACCATGGTCTTCACCGGCATGCGTCACTTCCGTCACTAA